A section of the Alkalihalobacillus sp. LMS39 genome encodes:
- a CDS encoding iron ABC transporter permease: MAEQVAERVPLRSSFSLTTKQGKRFVVVVSLLVIAWLFLWPILRLLSLSFSVEDGHLLTNYTTVLQEARTWKVLSNTAIIVAGSTVIAVGLGVLLAWLVAYSDIRAKKLLHVFVLLPFIIPSYIITLSWTQFLSNNGIVSRTLALLPWSVEPFTIYSHTGMILILGLSHYPLVFLLTMSVLRRIPRELEWAVRSSGGSAWTTFVKVTLPLSLPGIASGGLLAFLANLDNFGIPAFLGIPANITVLSTAIYQEVVGFGPSAFARAATFSVLLGIIALIGTLFQWLLLRRSKEGENSEIDTKPRFSLGKFRLPFEIGLWSFLLIISIIPMFSMVATSLIKAYGLPFALENLTFNHYRFVMFEHDKVKGAVMNSVKLAIGTSIICIVAGTAIAYYRLRKQTLAGKVIELMVSLPYALPGMVLALAMILAWMQPIPGWNPGIYGSIWILFIAYVTRFMILQVRGSLTAMSQIGPAMEEAAHVSGAGFLGKWRFIMLPLLLPGLLSGAFLVMLTTLTELTVSALLWSSGSETIGLMIFNFQQAGYTTYSTAFSSLVVVTMLFLTLILLGLQKLYQRKVDQG, translated from the coding sequence ATGGCTGAACAAGTAGCAGAAAGAGTTCCATTACGGTCATCTTTCTCTCTCACGACAAAACAAGGGAAACGATTCGTGGTAGTCGTTTCCCTCCTTGTCATTGCATGGTTATTTCTATGGCCGATCCTCCGTCTGCTTTCGTTAAGCTTTTCGGTAGAGGACGGACACTTACTGACGAACTATACGACTGTTTTACAAGAAGCGCGCACATGGAAAGTCCTGTCAAATACAGCGATTATCGTTGCCGGTTCAACTGTCATCGCAGTGGGCTTAGGTGTTTTGTTAGCGTGGCTTGTCGCGTATAGTGATATCCGCGCCAAAAAATTGCTTCACGTTTTCGTCTTGTTACCGTTTATTATTCCGTCTTATATTATTACATTATCATGGACCCAATTTTTAAGTAACAATGGAATCGTATCGCGAACATTGGCCTTGTTACCATGGTCTGTGGAGCCTTTTACTATATATAGTCATACCGGAATGATTCTTATTCTAGGATTATCTCATTATCCGCTCGTTTTCTTATTGACGATGAGTGTACTAAGGCGAATTCCGAGAGAACTAGAGTGGGCGGTTCGTTCTTCTGGTGGCAGTGCTTGGACGACGTTTGTAAAAGTGACGCTCCCTCTTTCTTTGCCTGGGATTGCGAGTGGTGGGCTTTTAGCTTTTTTAGCGAATTTAGACAATTTTGGCATTCCGGCTTTTCTCGGGATTCCCGCAAATATTACAGTGTTAAGTACAGCGATTTACCAAGAGGTAGTTGGATTTGGTCCAAGTGCATTTGCAAGAGCGGCCACGTTTTCGGTTCTTTTAGGAATCATTGCCCTTATCGGAACATTATTTCAGTGGCTTTTGTTGCGAAGGTCTAAAGAAGGAGAAAACAGTGAAATTGATACTAAACCTAGATTTTCGTTAGGAAAGTTTCGTCTTCCATTTGAAATTGGGTTGTGGAGCTTTTTACTTATCATTAGTATTATTCCGATGTTTTCGATGGTTGCGACTTCACTTATTAAAGCGTACGGACTTCCGTTTGCGCTTGAAAACCTGACATTCAACCATTATCGGTTTGTTATGTTTGAACATGACAAAGTTAAAGGGGCTGTCATGAACAGCGTTAAGTTAGCAATCGGTACAAGCATCATTTGTATCGTAGCGGGAACAGCGATTGCGTATTATCGCCTCCGCAAACAAACGCTGGCTGGGAAGGTTATCGAGCTAATGGTAAGTCTTCCGTATGCACTCCCAGGTATGGTACTTGCGCTTGCGATGATATTAGCTTGGATGCAGCCGATTCCTGGATGGAACCCAGGTATTTACGGGAGCATTTGGATTTTGTTTATTGCGTATGTAACAAGATTTATGATTTTACAAGTTCGCGGCAGTCTCACCGCAATGTCGCAAATCGGTCCAGCAATGGAAGAGGCTGCACATGTGTCAGGGGCTGGCTTTCTAGGGAAGTGGCGGTTTATTATGCTTCCGCTTTTATTACCTGGCTTACTAAGTGGCGCCTTTCTTGTCATGCTCACAACACTAACTGAGCTCACCGTATCGGCACTTCTTTGGTCAAGTGGTTCTGAGACGATCGGATTAATG
- a CDS encoding ABC transporter substrate-binding protein, with protein sequence MKKMMFAIVASMFMLAACGSDEASKDVEEVASAQTDVDSETVENDEEGVSVSGKLSFYTSQPEGDAAELVKAFNEVHPDVEVDVFRSGTEEVISKLLAEKQAGDIQADVLLVADAVTFETLKEQGMLFPYESAEHASIPSDFVDEEKMYTGTKIMATVLAINTNDVTEAPSSWSVLTEDAAKGKAMMPSPLYSGAAAYNVGVLTRQADFGWDFYEKLRANDASVVQGNGAVLQAVAGGEQSYGVVVDFIVARAKAEGSPIDLIYPEEGVPVITEPIGIMSNNDNEPAAQAFVDFVLSEKGQQLAASLGYTPIREGIAAPEGLKGIDEMRVISHDVKELLETREEDKQKFVDIFGE encoded by the coding sequence ATGAAAAAAATGATGTTTGCGATCGTTGCGTCAATGTTCATGTTAGCAGCTTGTGGTAGTGACGAGGCTTCAAAAGATGTGGAAGAAGTGGCTTCGGCACAAACCGACGTTGATTCGGAAACTGTAGAAAATGACGAAGAAGGAGTTTCTGTTTCAGGAAAACTTAGCTTTTATACATCTCAGCCTGAAGGGGATGCAGCCGAATTAGTAAAGGCGTTTAATGAAGTTCATCCAGATGTTGAAGTGGACGTATTCCGTTCAGGAACTGAGGAAGTCATTAGTAAACTATTAGCAGAAAAGCAAGCGGGGGATATTCAAGCGGATGTATTGCTTGTTGCGGATGCGGTAACGTTTGAAACACTTAAAGAGCAAGGGATGCTATTCCCTTACGAATCCGCTGAGCACGCTTCTATCCCAAGTGATTTTGTTGATGAGGAAAAAATGTACACAGGCACAAAGATTATGGCGACCGTTCTTGCGATTAATACAAACGATGTAACAGAAGCGCCTAGTTCTTGGAGTGTGTTAACGGAAGATGCGGCAAAAGGAAAAGCGATGATGCCAAGTCCTCTTTATTCAGGGGCAGCCGCTTATAATGTCGGTGTACTTACACGCCAAGCAGATTTTGGCTGGGACTTTTATGAGAAATTACGTGCAAATGATGCAAGTGTCGTACAAGGAAACGGTGCTGTGTTACAAGCAGTGGCAGGTGGAGAGCAATCATATGGTGTCGTTGTTGATTTTATCGTAGCGCGTGCAAAAGCAGAAGGGTCACCAATTGATTTGATTTATCCTGAAGAAGGCGTCCCTGTCATTACAGAGCCAATCGGAATTATGAGCAATAATGATAATGAGCCAGCAGCGCAAGCATTCGTTGATTTTGTTTTATCGGAGAAAGGTCAACAGTTAGCGGCAAGTCTTGGGTACACACCGATTCGCGAAGGAATTGCTGCTCCAGAAGGGCTAAAAGGAATCGATGAAATGAGAGTCATTTCCCATGACGTGAAAGAGCTTTTGGAAACACGTGAAGAGGATAAGCAAAAATTTGTTGATATTTTCGGAGAATAA
- the surE gene encoding 5'/3'-nucleotidase SurE yields MKFLVTNNEGVFAPGVAALVEVLQHFGQIYVVCPDQEKSAISHAITVREPLKVTSVTLFGENVQAWAVNGTPADCVKLGIEVLVKEKPPDIVISGMNIGPNLGRDVFYSGTMAAAAEAALYQIPAIAVSLDRLSLKDISFKESKRLFYDVVEPLLTNQIPSGLFVNINLPYVTKEDCAGIAITPLDLTVSRYEYIGLNDPYGHVYYWVKDSLRELSQFHEEGDFAKLKEGFVTVTPLEGKVSQKRHIRKFERVLKNTLVHN; encoded by the coding sequence TTGAAATTTCTTGTTACGAATAATGAGGGAGTCTTTGCCCCAGGTGTCGCCGCGCTTGTGGAAGTGCTTCAGCATTTTGGCCAAATCTATGTTGTTTGTCCAGACCAAGAAAAAAGTGCAATCAGTCACGCCATTACAGTACGAGAACCTTTAAAGGTGACGTCCGTGACATTGTTTGGAGAGAATGTCCAAGCATGGGCTGTTAACGGTACACCGGCTGACTGCGTCAAGCTTGGAATTGAAGTGCTTGTAAAAGAAAAGCCGCCGGACATTGTTATTTCAGGGATGAACATAGGTCCAAATCTAGGCCGTGATGTTTTTTATTCTGGAACGATGGCGGCTGCCGCAGAAGCAGCGTTGTATCAAATACCAGCCATAGCCGTTTCCCTTGACCGTTTAAGTCTAAAAGACATTTCATTTAAAGAATCAAAAAGATTGTTCTATGACGTGGTTGAGCCATTGCTTACGAACCAGATTCCATCTGGTCTCTTTGTCAATATTAATCTTCCTTATGTAACGAAAGAGGATTGTGCAGGAATTGCAATCACACCACTTGATTTGACAGTAAGTCGCTATGAATATATCGGTCTGAATGACCCATATGGACATGTCTATTATTGGGTGAAAGATAGTTTGCGAGAGCTTTCACAGTTTCATGAGGAAGGTGATTTTGCAAAGTTAAAAGAGGGATTTGTAACCGTAACACCGCTTGAAGGAAAAGTAAGTCAGAAACGACATATTCGCAAGTTTGAAAGAGTATTAAAAAATACACTTGTACATAATTAA
- a CDS encoding YusW family protein, whose amino-acid sequence MKFKLIFSAFLSCFVMLGALGISNVEAAPKVVDFELEVELKNNTEYDIEYEVEGNKIKAKYKVPGSATKYGQEAQSMVETLLKQLNISPDSNKEKLKNQILSILQVNPNDVDEFELEVKFDNGEKLKID is encoded by the coding sequence ATGAAATTTAAATTAATATTCAGCGCATTTTTAAGTTGTTTTGTTATGTTAGGGGCTTTAGGTATTAGCAATGTTGAAGCAGCACCCAAAGTGGTAGACTTCGAATTAGAAGTTGAGCTGAAGAATAATACAGAATATGATATCGAATATGAGGTTGAGGGTAACAAAATAAAAGCCAAATATAAGGTCCCTGGTAGTGCTACAAAATATGGTCAAGAAGCCCAAAGCATGGTTGAAACACTGCTAAAACAATTGAACATATCACCAGATTCAAACAAAGAAAAACTTAAAAATCAAATTCTATCGATTTTACAAGTGAATCCAAATGATGTGGATGAGTTTGAACTTGAAGTGAAATTTGATAATGGGGAAAAGCTAAAAATTGACTGA
- a CDS encoding NAD(P)/FAD-dependent oxidoreductase codes for MLNYEVVIIGGGQAGLAMAYYLKKENIPFVILDKNEQVGDSWRRRYDSLVLFTPRTYSSLPELEMEGLSEEFPTKDEVADYLDSYVKHFEFPIIFNTNVVKLSKQSDGSFLLETTLGQINAKQIVVATGAFQKPFIPNIVKKKSSIFQLHSSDYQSPRQLKGTDVLVVGGGNSGAQIAVELAKYYKVTIAVGHKFKFLPLKLQGKSIFKWLEIMGLLYAGKDSLKGKWFQRQSDPIFGRELKKLIRNRKVVVKPKVTCVNDTEVHFTDNTRSKFTSIIWSTGFVPSYEWINLEGVISNEGKPIHTRGITNIKGLYFLGLPWQHQRGSALLCGVSLDAKYLVPTIISNVSKSK; via the coding sequence ATGCTAAATTATGAAGTTGTGATTATAGGTGGAGGTCAAGCAGGATTAGCAATGGCGTATTATTTAAAGAAGGAGAATATACCTTTTGTTATATTAGATAAAAATGAACAGGTAGGTGATTCTTGGAGGAGAAGGTATGATTCTTTGGTATTGTTTACTCCACGTACGTATAGTAGCTTACCTGAATTGGAAATGGAGGGTTTATCAGAGGAATTTCCAACGAAGGATGAGGTTGCAGATTATTTGGATAGCTATGTAAAGCATTTTGAGTTTCCAATAATATTTAACACTAACGTAGTTAAATTAAGTAAACAATCCGATGGTTCATTCCTCTTAGAAACTACACTTGGACAAATTAATGCCAAACAAATAGTAGTAGCAACTGGAGCATTCCAAAAACCTTTTATACCCAATATTGTAAAAAAGAAATCGAGTATATTCCAGCTACACTCATCAGATTATCAGTCACCAAGGCAATTGAAAGGTACTGATGTATTAGTCGTAGGTGGTGGCAATTCTGGGGCACAAATCGCTGTGGAATTAGCCAAGTATTACAAAGTTACAATTGCAGTTGGTCACAAATTCAAATTCCTACCTTTAAAGCTTCAAGGAAAGAGTATTTTCAAGTGGTTAGAAATAATGGGTTTGTTATATGCAGGAAAAGATTCGTTAAAAGGTAAATGGTTTCAAAGGCAAAGTGACCCGATTTTCGGAAGGGAACTAAAAAAACTTATTAGAAATAGAAAAGTTGTTGTAAAGCCAAAAGTGACCTGTGTCAATGATACAGAAGTTCATTTCACAGACAATACTCGAAGCAAATTCACTAGCATTATATGGTCTACTGGTTTCGTACCTTCTTACGAGTGGATTAATTTAGAGGGTGTTATTTCAAATGAAGGAAAACCAATACACACAAGAGGGATAACGAATATAAAAGGTCTTTATTTTTTAGGGTTACCTTGGCAACATCAACGGGGTTCAGCATTGTTATGTGGAGTAAGTTTGGATGCAAAGTATCTTGTTCCAACAATAATTTCTAATGTGTCTAAAAGTAAATAA
- a CDS encoding Lrp/AsnC family transcriptional regulator yields MDEIDKSILIELQENARISVTELGKKIGLSMPATNERLKKLEEKEVIKGYRAVIDPEKINKHVTAFILYDTKKCKEFRDFCIAHPSVIECHRLAGQFSYLVKVVTETVHTLEEFIDDSMVYGQPSSLINLSSPVKHKPIA; encoded by the coding sequence ATGGATGAAATTGATAAGAGTATCTTGATTGAATTGCAAGAGAATGCACGCATATCGGTGACAGAGCTAGGGAAAAAAATTGGGCTATCAATGCCGGCAACAAATGAGAGGTTAAAAAAATTAGAGGAAAAGGAAGTTATTAAGGGGTATAGAGCTGTTATTGATCCGGAAAAAATCAACAAGCATGTTACTGCTTTTATACTATATGACACAAAGAAATGTAAGGAGTTTAGAGACTTTTGCATTGCCCATCCAAGTGTAATAGAGTGTCATAGGCTAGCTGGACAATTCAGTTATTTAGTAAAGGTAGTAACAGAAACAGTTCACACTCTTGAGGAATTTATAGACGATTCAATGGTTTATGGACAACCCTCTTCATTAATTAACCTTTCATCACCAGTAAAACATAAACCTATAGCTTAG
- a CDS encoding cysteine hydrolase family protein — protein sequence MHDNVPLIVIDVQRAFYDSSWGKRNNPCAESNIEKLIEHWNSNQRLVIYVKHLSKNKESLFYSKSETSEFKEMITPLPKDIIITKSVNSAFIGTNLEEILRKNNCPNIVITGLTTNHCVETTTRMAGNLGFNPFLVSDATATFDRQSFYGETLNADKIHEMTLTNLHEEFAIIKKTDEILAML from the coding sequence CTGCATGATAACGTCCCGTTAATTGTAATCGATGTCCAAAGGGCTTTTTATGATTCCAGTTGGGGAAAGAGAAACAATCCATGTGCTGAAAGTAATATCGAAAAGTTAATAGAGCATTGGAACTCAAATCAAAGATTAGTCATCTATGTTAAACACTTGTCAAAAAATAAAGAATCTCTTTTTTATTCTAAAAGCGAAACAAGTGAATTTAAGGAAATGATTACTCCACTACCAAAGGATATTATTATTACCAAAAGTGTTAATAGTGCTTTTATTGGTACTAACCTTGAAGAAATATTAAGGAAAAACAATTGCCCTAATATTGTAATAACAGGCTTGACTACTAACCACTGTGTGGAAACAACAACTCGTATGGCTGGAAATCTCGGCTTTAATCCATTTTTAGTTTCAGATGCGACTGCAACTTTTGATAGGCAGAGTTTCTATGGGGAAACATTAAATGCCGATAAAATACATGAGATGACTTTAACAAATTTGCATGAAGAATTTGCAATTATAAAAAAAACAGATGAAATATTAGCAATGTTATAA
- a CDS encoding DUF1272 domain-containing protein: MALEMRKSCEACEQNISIETNAYICTHECTFCEPCTENMNYICPNCGGELVKRPKPSGSCPITTSR; encoded by the coding sequence ATGGCATTAGAAATGAGAAAGTCTTGTGAAGCTTGTGAACAAAATATATCAATAGAAACCAATGCTTATATATGTACTCACGAATGTACTTTTTGTGAACCTTGCACAGAAAATATGAATTATATTTGTCCCAATTGCGGAGGGGAATTGGTTAAACGCCCTAAACCTAGTGGTTCGTGTCCCATTACTACTTCAAGATAA